The Pirellulales bacterium genome has a window encoding:
- a CDS encoding GNAT family N-acetyltransferase, with protein sequence MLTNVELECPVFDSFRVQQVAGMFDVPLAEKMRLQFTVEVPALSGSEKFDWQIGVIVGPSGSGKTTLARKLFGEQFIERISWPANRAVIDCFGELSIHHITGLLTAVGFSSPPSWVKPYHVLSGGEKFRCDLARALAQGIVANTPLFSATDQGLLTNDVPLVAFDEFTSVVDRNVAQIGSAAVAKAVRSKQIGCQFVAVTCHYDILPWLSPDWVIDMATREFTQYDDNTNSISKTDKYPHRRRLRRPSIELQLHRCRHALWRIFARHHYLSASLSKMARCYVALWHDEPVSLCATLPVIGKRKHWRISRIVTLPDYQGVGIGMRVMEAVTDLYRADGCRLNVTASHPALIAHCRRSPKWRAVNVMKTGAHHTDRFIPGYRGSSGRAVVSFEYQVVKPI encoded by the coding sequence ATGCTCACCAACGTTGAACTGGAATGCCCCGTCTTCGATTCTTTCCGTGTGCAGCAAGTGGCGGGCATGTTCGATGTGCCGCTGGCTGAGAAAATGCGCCTGCAGTTTACCGTCGAAGTGCCTGCCTTATCCGGATCCGAAAAGTTCGATTGGCAAATCGGCGTCATCGTCGGGCCATCTGGCAGCGGCAAAACAACGCTCGCCCGCAAGCTTTTCGGGGAACAGTTCATCGAGCGCATCTCCTGGCCCGCAAATCGGGCAGTCATCGATTGTTTCGGCGAGCTTTCCATTCACCATATCACCGGGCTTCTGACCGCGGTCGGTTTCAGTTCGCCTCCTTCCTGGGTCAAGCCGTACCACGTCCTCAGCGGCGGCGAGAAATTTCGCTGCGATTTGGCCCGGGCGCTGGCACAAGGAATAGTTGCCAACACGCCGTTGTTCTCTGCAACTGACCAAGGACTACTGACAAATGACGTACCTTTAGTCGCTTTCGACGAATTCACCAGCGTGGTCGATCGCAACGTCGCCCAAATCGGCTCCGCTGCCGTGGCTAAAGCAGTCCGTAGCAAGCAAATCGGCTGCCAGTTCGTAGCGGTCACGTGCCACTACGATATTCTGCCATGGCTGTCGCCCGATTGGGTCATCGACATGGCCACCCGCGAATTCACGCAATACGACGACAACACAAACTCGATCAGCAAAACCGACAAGTATCCGCACCGGAGGCGACTTCGGCGGCCGTCCATCGAACTGCAGCTCCACCGTTGCCGGCATGCTTTGTGGCGCATCTTTGCGCGTCATCACTATTTGAGCGCCAGCTTGAGCAAAATGGCCCGGTGCTACGTGGCGTTGTGGCACGACGAGCCGGTCTCGCTCTGCGCCACCCTACCCGTCATCGGAAAGAGGAAACATTGGCGAATATCACGAATTGTAACCCTGCCCGACTACCAAGGCGTGGGCATCGGCATGCGCGTGATGGAAGCTGTGACCGACTTGTATCGCGCCGACGGCTGCCGTCTGAACGTCACCGCCAGCCATCCCGCTTTAATCGCCCATTGCCGCCGCTCGCCCAAATGGCGGGCCGTCAATGTCATGAAAACCGGCGCTCACCACACCGACCGCTTTATTCCCGGCTACCGCGGCAGCTCCGGCCGCGCCGTCGTTTCATTTGAGTACCAAGTAGTCAAACCCATCTGA